The genomic window ataggcattgaggattggcataggtagaaggtgacaatgttaccaatgggtatggactagtctaaCTGTAATGGGATAAATAGgcatgtttcccaaaatgtcggAAATATTGCttttaatgttgcagcattCAAAAATGCAGCTCTCGAAAAGTgctcagctgcagcacattaaaaacagcatGTACCTACATGCCATCAGTGTCAGTCTGGTCAGATGTCAGTGTGGTCCTTACAGTCTGTCCATGACATGTAGGCTGCATGGCAAGCTTGTTTACTTCGTCTCTCGTTCCCCAAAGTGGTGCCAGCTGCCACCCTACATAAAACATACCAAGCTGCTCACAGAAATAGGATGACTAATTCCAACTTTGGACTTATATGTATATACGGAGTGTGAGTGGCAAACCAAAACCTGCAATAACTGACTTTTGTTAGCCACTTAGGGTAGcggaaacaagctgtaaacacaaaactgatatatcatcactttttaaattaacttgTCAGCAATTGGGAGTCATGTTTTGGTCATATGGCAAACGTAAGtctaatattcactctctttctagctctgttttggtctccaacTAACTCCTGAagaaaatatctgtctctttagctgcaaAATACTGCActaactctgtctgtctgctgtgtggtgctgggcaggtagtaaACATTCGGTCTTTGGACTCCAACAGGTAACCCCTGACGTAAGCAGCATTAGGGGTACCTTTACATCTTGTAATACTTTTACAGTTATAGTAATTACAGTTAAgtatgtttttgcttttgtttaagTCCTAGTTGTGTACTTCAAGGAATGGAGAGTCTATGGATCATTTCCTTGTTGATAATTTCTGTGAATCATTCATACAATGTTTGCACTACTTAAATTTACAAATGCAATTAAAGGCAATTAACCTCTTGATGGTAACACAGAGTTTGTCATTTTGTATCAATACGAGTTACTTAGTCTCTCTAGATTTGTCATCAAAGTGAAAGCTGTACAAACCTGTCTGTTTTGACAACAATGCCGTGTGAGTGATTTAGTCACTTAAGTTAGTAATCTCTTCCACACATGCAAGGTGACCTGCTAAGACCTGTTGAAGTAGTTGTGCAAAACTGTTGATTCATAACAGCCTACCAGACTCTGACTCTGCAAGAACAGAGTTGCCCATTGTGTGATTCTCCTGAAATTCTctttctcaagaaaaacaaacaattgaGTTGGCATATTAAGCTGAGTAAAGACCAAACATGCTTCCATATTTCCATATTTTGTTGATAAATGACAAGTAGGCAAGAGTTTCTACCAAAATGAACCCTTAGCATGAAGGACTGGGCCTAATTTGATTTATGCACAGAGGGACAGTAGCCCAGTTCTGGTCTGTGGATACTGAGGTATGCTTGGAAATAAAGGGAAGCCTTGAAATAGCAGTGTAAAATACTGCTTTGCACTGCGTAATGACGGAGCAGGTCTCCTTTTGGTAACATAAAATGGTTATTGAAGAACACAGCTGAGTGAATGGAGCGTTTACCATGTAGTCATGTTTCCTGCTTAACACTGCTCGTACATTCTCTTAACTATCAATTCTGTTGCAAACAATTTTTgtagtttcttttttaaaaagtaaagaatCTGAAGtctaaatcaaatcaaaatatgtatttcaatCTGCTAAGAAGAGAACTGATGCACATCTGGCCCACCCTTCCCCATCTGTCCCACTCCTGGCCCACCACAAGCAGTGCAAACTTTTTTGAACACTTAGTGTGCTGTAATTTTCTGGTGTAATCTGATTACAACCCAGCCCCCACCCACTCTGAAAATGAGAAGCATTGGTGACGAACAATAATGAACCGTAACAAGAATGTAACACGACCCACATTCATGCAACAATCAAAAGCAGAACTTTATTGTATCAGTACAAAAGCATTTCCCCTCAACCTACATACAATTCACCAGGGTGCTCACAGTCTAGCACCCGACCATACACAAGGTACAAACACATCATTAGGCATAAACTAAATTACAATTTTAAGATAGATTGTTAATATTGTGCTGTACATTGTCATTTGTTAACACACTTCTGATATTTTCAAGCATTAAAACTAGAAGGCTTCTTCTGACAACATTTGGTTGATACAAAGGGGAAATGATCAAGTTTGTTTAAGGATTGCTGGTTAGGACTTTAACGGGGCAAAAGAGTGTCTATAAAAAGCCAGTAGCTTTAATATAGCTGCTCTTGTATAGCCGTGGTGAAGGGAGGAATGCTGTGGGAAGGATTTAGCTTCACCACCATGTGTCAGCTCTAAACAACAGAGTTGACGTAGTCTACATTGATTGCATAATTTCctgtactgtacttaaaatGTACAGTATTCTTCAATATTTGGACTTTAGGCtggagtttgacattttaattttccaatCTTCTAACAATTTCCCTGATTCAGATGTTGACAGTGAAAGGTTTTGGACTGCATTGTTAgtgacttgaaaagacatatatctgattaaatacatttactatgtaaaattatatttaaaaaagttatATAAAACCACTGGTAAAAGCATACAATACTGTTAAACTGGAGACACTAAGATCCAAATGTCGATCTCCTAAAAGAATTAATGTAATTCTGTGTTTCTGAAGTTGTGTTTCTCCCCTCCGCGCTCACACACAATCGTTCCTCTACAATATAATACAATCATATGATAATGTAAAGAAAGTGGCCtgttttcacaaacacacagctatTTTGGGAGATTCCTCAACAGCTGTGAAGGgggtttggaaaaaaacagttgTGGCTGGAAGGAAAAATGCTGGTGTGTATTGGTATTTACAAAATGTGCATGTGTAAGAGTGTGTAGCTCTCTAACGCACTCAGAGCATCTCTTTGGAAGTGTCTTTGGGTTTGTCGTTGGAGTTGATATTGGTGAGTCGGACATTCTCCTCTTCTGCCCTCTTCTGGTCACGTGCTTCTCCCTCCATGTGGAAGCCAACCATCAGCTGGTAGATCATCACACCGATGATGGTGCCAAGGAATGGGGCAAAAACTGGCACCAGGAACCAGCCCTTCCTCACCCTGAGgagtgacaaataaaaaaaatgtttttactttacaaTGTCAATAGATAGTGAGCACTGTGAGAGTGTTGCAtaggagaaaaagagaaaatgccTCAAAATCTGTGCACTTACGTGAAAACTTCACTGCCCCACCCAGCCATGGCTGTGAAAAGACGTGGTCCAAGGTCTCTGGCAGGATTGACAGCATAGCCAGAATTAAATCCCATAGACAGTCCAATGACCAGAACCACAAATCCCACAGTGAAGGCCTCCAGCCCTTGGGGGATGGGGTTGTTGTATGGatccacaatagccagaatgcAAACAATCAGCGCTGCCGTGCCGATGATCTATGTTAGAGAGAGGCACACATGAGAGGAAATTATGAGTTGGACACTGTGAGATTAAAATTTAGCGTGTGATAGCTGTTTTTTCACATTTCAAAAGCGTACCTGATCAAAGAAGCCGTTGACAAGGGTGAGATGCTTTCCAGGGTAGGTAGCAAAGATGCCAGCTGTGGCTTTAGGCCCAGTCACATTGAAACATCCAGGATGGTCCCACAGGGCGTCTAAAGGAATAACAACAACATAGCATAAAGCATTTTGTGTTCAGACCGCCGTTCTTTAAATGACACACTTAGACTGTGTGCAGCCTGAAATACAAATCTGTTTACTTGGTTGTACATCTGGAGTCATCCCTTACCGTAGTACATGCCGAAAATGATGGCAGCGCCAAAAAAAGCACCGATAGTCTGAAAGAGGAAGTACATGGGGAACTTTCTCCAGCGCTCTCTTCCGAGCAGACACAGGGCAAAGGTCACAGCGGGGTTCAGATGGCCACCTGAAAATGTACACGGTGCCAATATGTCAGTCAATATTATAGACCGTGAACATAGAGTGCAATGTTAcataaacagaggaaaaaatgcTCTGACTCTAGATGTATTAACACAAGGTACAAAGCTGCACCCATCATAAAACCAAGTGAGTCAGGTAGTATAATTTTCAAAAAGGTGCTTTGTGTACCTGATATCTGGCCACAGATCAGGATGCCTAACATGGCAGCAAAGCCGAAGGCAAAGTTGACTGTGAGGAACATGCCATGGGAACCACCGCTCAACACCAGCTGGGCCACAGCACCGCAGCCAAACAtctggagagagagaagaaaagcaGGTTTACGCTGGGTCCCAATAACTTCTTGTGCACATAACCGCTTTTAAATTGTTTCTGTAGTAGAGACAAGTAATCAAGTGATgatgctgtgctgtgtgtgataTTCATGTGTGATTTGAAAGAGGAGAAAATACAGAACGGCTGTAGTGCAAAGTTTTGTGCACTACACACTAAACGTGTTCAGCatctcagtgtttaaaaaaaccaTGAATACTGTACTTTGTCTGTGGATCAAGGTCAAGGTTAAGCCGAGGGTTAAGCAAGAGGTGCAATGAGGCTCTGCGATCATTATCAGTGAAACCAGTGGAACAGAGCCCCATTTAATAAGCTCTATTGTGTTCATAATGGCACACTGGAGAAAAGTATATTACAGAGAGGTCAAGGTTGACCTTGATTGGGGAGAACTGTCGCTGCTACTGCCCAGCAGATTTATctgggaaggaaaaaaaaactgaagttcTGTTTCCACTTTGGACGAAGGAAATGAGGAAAACATCTGTGCTCACGGGCAACGTGACTGATTCTGTCAAAAGAAGAAGGATTTAAAGAACGTCTTTAGATGTAGGAGGAGGACTACCAAGCAGGTGCCATAATGTTTATTCTGCATACCATGtgattatatgtgtgtgtccctgtgtccTTTTTTGTATGTGTCTGGTAAAAGGCATATGTGTGGTCCGTGCCTAGGTTACTGCTCTTTAAGCCCCCTGATGAGGATACTTTTCAGTCAGACCACAGGACTCAGATGTTGAGGTTAGCTCGAGGGAACCACACTCAGAGGGACTGGCGCCTGAGGGGAGTTCATCATCACTGGGCTCAGTCTAAACTCTTTTCCACCCCTGATGAAGCCAGCCATTACTGGAAAAAGTCACTACGTAAATCAACCCCATGTTAAAATTGTgcttagttttgtttttggagTGTGGGGGAATTTCTCCTTGATGTTCTGCCACGATAGGCTCGCGTGATGTGACAATAAAAAttcaaaaactcaaaaaacttttcacttCACCGACTTTTTCTTAATGTCAGAGGCATCAGATTGCAAATGATGGTCCGGTAGCTGGCACCAACTTCTTCACTTAGATCACATTCCACTAGAAAGGTCTTATTTAAATCTGACACTGAATCTGGGAGAAGCGAGTATTATTTATAACTCTAAAGAGCTCATATTCACGACCATGCAAGTTGCCCTAATGCTGTCGTATAGTTACCGCACGCCACCACCTCCTCCAACCAACACTCAATTGGCTGATTCAGCTGGTCATGCATCCATGCAGCTACTCCCAGCTTTTAGCACAGTTGGGGAgcttattaaaaaagaaataacgCAGCAGTAAGCCTACTGAAACACATTTGGCACTTGTTTAGGAgctgaaagcaaaaaaaaaaaaaaagtctgctggCCTGGAACCAGTAAATCACTACCTGTGTGATCTTTTCAAATTCAGGATGAGGAGCCTCAGAAGCCCCCCCTACGGCAACGCAGGGAAGAGTTGTTTAAAGTGGAGAGTGAAGTGCACACTGTGAGAGTGCAGTGAGGGGTTAACAAAACAGTTACAGTAGGATAACCAAAGACAGTAGCTGCCTAcaaggacatttttttaaagcccCTTTAGATTGACTGACCTCATACTATACATTCCACTATGGTGGAAGAGCAGACAGTCAAATACTGACATCAGCCTCCGACCAATAAGAATTCAGAAATATCCCTTAATCCTTTAATATCCTTTAATGATCCTAACAAGTTCCTAAAAGCTAGTGACACATGCCAAGAATGGCAAAATCAATACAAACAAAGAGCAACACACCCTTACACACCCTTTCACGTCACCTACCCCTCCAGTTCATCCTACTCTGGCAGCTGATCACTAATAAGCCGTTTGCTTTGTTTAATTTGTCACTAgtagggaaaaaaatgtatcgACAGACGTATATCTTCAGAGACAGAATGGCAAACAAAGATAGTGACAGAGCGAGAGACAGA from Epinephelus moara isolate mb chromosome 8, YSFRI_EMoa_1.0, whole genome shotgun sequence includes these protein-coding regions:
- the aqp3a gene encoding aquaporin-3a, with the translated sequence MGRQKVYLDKLSRFFQIRNLLLRQALAECLGTLILVMFGCGAVAQLVLSGGSHGMFLTVNFAFGFAAMLGILICGQISGGHLNPAVTFALCLLGRERWRKFPMYFLFQTIGAFFGAAIIFGMYYDALWDHPGCFNVTGPKATAGIFATYPGKHLTLVNGFFDQIIGTAALIVCILAIVDPYNNPIPQGLEAFTVGFVVLVIGLSMGFNSGYAVNPARDLGPRLFTAMAGWGSEVFTVRKGWFLVPVFAPFLGTIIGVMIYQLMVGFHMEGEARDQKRAEEENVRLTNINSNDKPKDTSKEML